One genomic region from Colletes latitarsis isolate SP2378_abdomen chromosome 10, iyColLati1, whole genome shotgun sequence encodes:
- the Abs gene encoding ATP-dependent RNA helicase abstrakt, protein MAQSKQELARKRYRREDEEGESVLETDDSYIPYVPVKERKKQQLAKLGKLGQSKDEAAVGIVGKSSSENERDDADDDDGQVWGRKSNISLLDQHTELKKLAEAKKESAMEKQLKEEEKILESVAENKALMGVAELAKGIQYEDPIKTSWRPPRTVLALGKARHERVRRKLRILVEGDDVPPPLKSFKEMKFHRGILSGLEQKGIVKPTPIQVQGIPTVLSGRDMIGIAFTGSGKTLVFVLPIIMFCLEQEVAMPFVRNEGPYGLIICPSRELAKQTYDIIRHYTNSLRQASCPEIRSCLAIGGVPVSESLEVINKGVHIMVATPGRLMDMLDKKMVKLSVCRYLCMDEADRMIDMGFEEDVRTIFSFFRGQRQTLLFSATMPKKIQNFARSALVKPVTINVGRAGAASMNVIQEVEYVKQEAKIVYLLECLQKTPPPVLIFAEKKQDVDAIHEYLLLKGVEAVAIHGGKDQEERSRSVEAFREGRKDVLVATDVASKGLDFADVQHVINYDMPDDVENYVHRIGRTGRSGRTGIATTFINKANDESVLLDLKHLLMEAKQKVPPFLLELCSENEKYLNLGDERGCSYCGGLGHRITECPKLEAIQNKQASNIGRRDYLASNAADY, encoded by the exons ATGGCACAAAGTAAACAAGAACTTGCACGAAAG AGATACAGAAGAGAAGACGAAGAAGGAGAAAGTGTTTTGGAAACAGACGACAGTTATATCCCTTATGTACCAGTTAAGGAACGCAAAAAGCAACAATTAGCTAAGCTTGGTAAGCTTGGACAGTCCAAGGACGAAGCTGCTGTTGGAATCGTCGGGAAAAGTAGTAGCGAGAATGAAAGAGACGACGCAGACGACGATGATGGACAAGTATGGGGAAGAAAATCGAATATTTCCTTATTAGATCAACACACTGAATTGAAGAAGCTGGCAGAAG CTAAGAAAGAAAGTGCTATGGAGAAACAATTGAAAGAAGAAGAAAAGATTCTAGAGAGCGTAGCGGAAAACAAAGCTTTAATGGGCGTGGCAGAATTAGCGAAAGGTATTCAGTACGAAGATCCGATAAAAACCAGCTGGCGACCTCCGAGAACGGTTCTTGCACTAGGAAAAGCTAGGCACGAAAGAGTTAGAAGGAAGCTTAGAATTTTGGTGGAAGGAGACGACGTTCCGCCGCCTTTAAAAAGTTTTAAAGAAATGAAATTTCACAGAGGGATCTTGAGCGGTTTAGAACAAAAAGGTATTGTCAAACCAACACCGATTCAAGTTCAAGGAATACCTACGGT GTTGTCCGGTCGTGATATGATCGGTATTGCCTTCACCGGTAGTGGAAAGACATTGGTATTCGTGTTACCTATCATAATGTTCTGCTTGGAGCAAGAAGTGGCTATGCCGTTTGTAAGAAACGAAGGACCGTATG GTTTAATCATTTGTCCCTCGCGAGAATTAGCAAAACAAACATACGATATAATTCGTCATTATACCAACAGTCTACGGCAAGCGAGCTGTCCAGAAATTCGTAGCTGTTTAGCCATTGGCGGTGTGCCTGTATCAGAGTCTTTAGAAGTGATCAACAA AGGTGTGCATATCATGGTAGCTACTCCTGGACGATTAATGGATATGTTAGACAAAAAGATGGTAAAACTTAGCGTATGTCGTTACCTTTGCATGGACGAAGCAGATCGCATGATCGATATGGGGTTTGAAGAGGATGTGCGAACGATTTTCTCGTTTTTTAGG GGTCAGAGACAAACGTTGCTATTTTCTGCGACCATGCCAAAAAAGATACAAAATTTTGCTCGATCCGCTTTAGTGAAACCAGTAACGATAAACGTTGGTCGCGCGGGTGCTGCATCGATGAACGTAATACAGGAAGTGGAATACGTTAAGCAAGAGGCAAAGATCGTGTATCTGTTGGAATGTTTACAAAAGACTCCACCACCGGTACTTATATTTGCTGAGAAGAAACAGGACGTAGATGCTATTCACGAGTATTTATTGCTGAAAGGTGTCGAGGCAGTGGCGATACACGGTGGAAAAG ATCAGGAAGAGAGGTCGCGTTCTGTGGAAGCGTTTCGCGAAGGTCGGAAGGACGTGTTGGTTGCAACGGACGTTGCATCCAAGGGTCTTGATTTTGCCGATGTGCAACAcgttataaattacgatatgccCGACGACGTGGAGAATTATG TGCATAGAATCGGAAGAACTGGTAGATCCGGCCGGACTGGGATAGCGACTACGTTCATTaataaagcaaacgatgaatcgGTGTTGCTCGATCTAAAACACTTGCTCATGGAAGCGAAACAAAAGGTTCCACCGTTTTTGTTGGAGCTTTGCTCGGAAAACGAAAAGTATCTAAACTTGGGAG ACGAACGTGGATGCAGCTATTGCGGTGGTCTTGGTCACAGAATCACAGAATGTCCTAAACTGGAAGCTATTCAAAACAAACAAGCATCGAATATCGGGCGTCGTGATTATTTGGCCAGTAACGCGGCCGACTATTAA
- the LOC143346781 gene encoding disintegrin and metalloproteinase domain-containing protein 10 isoform X2 — MRSHARDATLPRDNASITTRGITHGSYIGYYEMASYDTAALRQHRNRMRRDLSNVVDDQPLLLHLKTLDKQWTLRLIRDMGLFSKDATFENTDGPILFDASHTYVGTVLEDENTLVQGIVTEDGLFDGTVVTAFEEYYIEPTSRYLNIGEDTSPPYHSIAYRASDVLTPQRSLPCASHRLHRETVAGFLPRDKSQENDSRTFYEPLLGENVALYSRENSARVLTLKKDNAAARTETTSNGDRIARHLHKRATVDPRKTTCMLYLQADHQFFARYGTEEACIEVMTRHVQRVNSIYKHTDFNQDGRPDNISFMIKRVKVHSEDALRDPTYRFPGNYGVEKYLELFSEEDYDAFCLAYMFTYRDFEMGTLGLAWTGDLKNAGGVCEKNGHYRGSMKSLNTGIVTLLNYGKHVPPAVSHVTLAHEIGHNFGSPHDPEQCTPGGEDGNFIMFARATSGDKRNNNRFSPCSLTAINPVLNSKARSPKGCFSEPQVSLCGNGVVEEDEECDCGWEEDCRDSCCFPQRRYPPAGETPCTLTPGSVCSPSQGPCCTGECNLRFGDKCRDDNGCRDASFCDGRSPYCPPSINKPNKTICNREFVCFMGECTGSICLAYGLESCQCSSGPNDTSTKACELCCRLPGENQPCLSSFDWNSPPYDIPDMFSKPGTPCNDYNGYCDVLQKCREVDPSGPLLNLTKFLLSDESLAIFRRWIIDHWYAAALIVLAAVSLLVASMRVLGKQPDLKLKSVTIIHSSTTETVRLPPEGTEGVTVHPPAVRAKLPLSRKVREKRRHRKHKDPHGNNDNSGKDASKKKKNNNKKKASAQPQAKRTSANPGEDFARKRSAEPTTGVIQENKRKKTVPARDKQNSTNNVVVAGNADNEKRKRFKKQQKKEVIDYSAIQAEKEPEPNADPKSKVRSWLLASSQCQPEATRTNATTTGLPKSKSTPVGLTSGQVGNRLPAPSRQLVAVRRPVELREPKPLPGIKPRKERAKLQVVYKPPFKFSVKLRKSDKAAQLPAAAAAQPTNTNHVNGRSKVPRTGVLLRTTKKKDRVRIGRARQIAPTGIGNGTGDLTEPVNSDLHTVPSDLEVLLSESEFLFSDT, encoded by the exons ACAGTGGACGTTACGTCTGATTCGAGACATGGGATTGTTTAGCAAAGACGCGACGTTCGAGAACACCGATGGACCGATCCTCTTCGACGCGTCGCACACATACGTGGGCACCGTGTTGG AAGACGAGAACACCCTGGTGCAGGGCATCGTGACGGAGGACGGTCTCTTCGACGGCACCGTCGTCACAGCATTCGAGGAGTATTACATCGAACCTACGAGTAGATACTTGAACATAGGCGAGGATACGTCACCGCCGTACCACAGCATAGCTTATCGTGCATCGGACGTGTTGACGCCGCAGCGTTCCTTGCCCTGCGCCAGTCATCGGTTGCATCGCGAAACCGTTGCCGGATTCCTACCCAG GGATAAGAGCCAAGAGAACGATTCCCGGACGTTTTACGAACCGCTGCTCGGCGAAAACGTTGCTCTCTACTCGAGGGAAAACAGTGCACGAGTTTTAACTTtgaagaaggataacgccgcggCACGTACGGAAAC AACGAGCAACGGAGATCGCATCGCGAGACATTTGCACAAACGTGCCACCGTGGATCCGCGGAAAACTACCTGCATGCTCTACTTGCAAGCGGATCATCAGTTTTTCGCGCGATACGGCACGGAGGAGGCTTGCATCGAGGTGATGACGAGACACGTGCAGAGGGTCAACTCCATTTACAAGCACACCG ATTTCAATCAGGATGGAAGGCCGGACAACATCAGTTTCATGATAAAACGCGTCAAAGTTCACAGCGAGGACGCGCTCAGAGATCCAACTTATCGATTCCCGGGCAACTACGGCGTGGAAAAGTATCTGGAGCTCTTCTCTG AGGAGGATTACGACGCGTTCTGCTTGGCTTACATGTTCACGTACAGGGACTTTGAGATGGGAACGTTGGGCCTCGCATGGACCGGTGATTTGAAGAACGCTGGCGGTGTTTGCGAAAAGAACGGC CACTACCGTGGCAGTATGAAGTCGCTCAACACGGGAATAGTCACTCTACTGAATTACGGCAAGCACGTACCGCCTGCAGTTTCTCATGTCACGTTGGCCCACGAGATCGGTCATAACTTTGGTTCACCG CACGATCCGGAACAATGCACGCCCGGCGGAGAGGATGGAAACTTCATTATGTTCGCTCGTGCTACCAGCGGCGACAAGCGTAACAATAATCGTTTCAGCCCCTGCAGCTTGACTGCCATAAACCCGGTTTTGAACAGCAAAGCTCGTTCGCCAAAGGGATGCTTCAGCG AGCCGCAAGTGTCGTTGTGTGGGAACGGCGTAGTCGAGGAGGACGAAGAATGCGACTGCGGATGGGAAGAAGATTGCAGGGACTCGTGTTGTTTTCCGCAACGTCGATATCCACCGGCGGGTGAGACTCCGTGTACTCTTACGCCGGGATCCGTATGCAGCCCTAGTCAA GGTCCGTGTTGCACCGGCGAGTGTAATTTACGATTCGGCGATAAATGCAGAGACGACAATGGATGCCGTGACGCGAGCTTCTGCGACGGCCGGTCACCCTACTGTCCTCCTTCTATCAACAAGCCTAACAAGACGATCTGCAATCGCGAATTCGTCTGCTTTATGGGA GAATGTACCGGTAGTATATGCCTTGCGTACGGTTTGGAATCGTGCCAGTGCAGTTCAGGGCCGAACGATACTTCGACCAAAGCCTGCGAACTCTGTTGTCGTCTTCCTGGAGAGAATCAGCCTTGCTT GTCCTCCTTTGACTGGAACTCTCCGCCCTACGATATTCCAGACATGTTTTCGAAACCAGGAACACCGTGCAACGATTACAACGGATACTGCGACGTTTTACAAAAGTGTCGAGAG GTGGATCCAAGCGGCCCGTTATTGAATTTGACCAAATTCTTGCTATCCGACGAGAGTCTTGCCATTTTTCGTCGTTGGATAATCGACCATTGGTACGCGGCTGCTCTGATCGTTTTAGCAGCGGTCTCGTTATTG GTGGCGAGCATGAGAGTACTGGGCAAGCAACCGGATCTGAAGCTCAAGTCGGTCACGATAATACACAGCTCGACGACGGAAACGGTACGTCTGCCGCCAGAAGGGACGGAGGGTGTCACGGTGCATCCACCGGCTGTACGCGCCAAGCTTCCGCTTAGCAGAAAAGTCAGGGAAAAGAGGAGACATCGGAAGCATAAAGATCCTCATGGCAACAACGATAACTCTGGCAAG gacgcgtcgaagaagaagaagaataataacaagaAGAAAGCTAGTGCACAGCCGCAGGCAAAGAGGACGTCCGCGAATCCCGGCGAGGACTTTGCCAGGAAGAGGTCAGCCGAGCCAACTACCGGCGTGATTCAAGAGAACAAACGAAAAAAGACTGTCCCGGCTCGAGATAAACAAAATTCCACCAACAACGTGGTCGTAGCCGGTAACGCTGACAATGAAAAAAGGAAACGTTTCAAAAAACAACAGAAGAAAGAAGTGATCGACTATTCGGCTATTCAGGCTGAAAAAGAACCCGAGCCGAACGCTGACCCTAAGAGCAAAGTTCGTTCCTGGTTGCTGGCGTCGTCTCAGTGTCAACCGGAAGCGACAAGAACGAACGCGACGACGACCGGTCTGCCAAAGAGCAAATCCACTCCCGTGGGCTTGACGAGCGGCCAGGTCGGAAACAGGTTACCGGCACCGAGCAGACAGCTCGTCGCTGTCAGAAGGCCCGTCGAACTTAGAGAACCAAAGCCTTTGCCTGGCATCAAACCGCGAAAAGAGAGAGCAAAGTTGCAAGTAGTTTACAAACCGCCGTTCAAGTTCAGCGTCAAGCTGCGAAAGTCGGACAAGGCGGCTCAGCTGCCTGCTGCGGCTGCTGCTCAGCCGACAAACACGAATCACGTTAACGGCAGATCGAAAGTTCCGAGGACAGGCGTTTTGCTCAGGACAACCAAGAAAAAGGACAGAGTCAGAATCGGCAGAGCCAGGCAAATAGCGCCTACAGGAATAGGAAACGGTACCGGTGATTTAACCGAGCCGGTAAATTCTGATCTTCATACCGTTCCTTCCGATCTCGAGGTACTGCTATCCGAGAGCGAATTTCTATTCTCGGACACGTGA